Within the Salinibacterium sp. TMP30 genome, the region CTCACTGGGCTCACAGCCCTGCTGTTTGGCCTGGGATTAGCCTCAGCGATCGCCTTCTAGGTCGCGCCGATCAGCGGTGAGGTCTGCTTCAGCATCTTCCGCATTGCGGTCAGGGTCGTGGCTGGGGCCTGAACGTCGGGCAACAATATCGAGGGCAACGGAATCCCGGAGCTTGCCGAAGAAGATATACGACACCGTGAATCCGACGATTGCGGCAATCAGGGCTGAAAGCCACCAGTCAACCTGCGCGACCATCAGCAGCGCAAACACCGCCGCGAAGATTCCGAGCCGCACCAGTGAGTAAATGATCCAAGGTTTCACGCCAACAGTCTAGGCTCGCATCCCGTTTGCAGTCTGCGAGGATAGAATGTCTGTATGCCTCGCTTACTGGTAGTTCTCGCTTTCGCGGTCGTCGCGGTCGACGTGTTCGCCATTGTGGATGTGATCCTGACTGACCGCCGTCGGGTGCGCGCACTTCCCAAAGTGTTGTGGCTGCTGGTCATTCTGCTTCTTCCCGTAATCGGGGTCGTGCTGTGGTTCATGCTCGGCAAGGCACGCAGTGGCAGTGCCGGTCGTACGCGCACGCTTGCCCCCGATGACGACCCGGATTTCTTGCGCAATATGCGCCTCAAAGAAGAACAAGATGAACGCATCCGCCGCCTTGAACAGGAACTAGCAGATCTCGACGATGACGATAAGACCAACTAGCTCTCCGGCAACTAATTTCTCGGTAGCCCTTCTCGAAGAGTTCGTTCGTCTCGGCGTTCGAGACATTGTGGTCAGCCCCGGTTCGCGTTCACAAGCACTTGCGCTCGCGGCAGCCGAATTTGAGAAGCAGGGGCTCCTGCGTCTGCGTGTACGAATCGACGAACGTGTCGGTGCTTTTCTCGCGCTGGGCCTCGCTGTTGAGACGGGCTCACCCGTTCTTGTTGTCACGACTTCAGGAACGGCCGTCGCCAACCTGCACCCCGCAGTGCTCGAGGCACATCACTCTGCCGTTCCTCTCATCATCATTAGTGCGGATCGCCCCGATTCGTTGCGCGGCATCGGCTCAAACCAGACCACGCAACAGCCGGGCATTTTTGGCACCGCTGTTCACCAAACCTGGGATGTCGCAGCGCCCACTGGGGCAGCAGGCGAGATGGATGCTGCGGCGCAACTAGCGCGCGAAGCCATCGCCGCCGTCAATGGCCCCGTGCACCTCAACCTCTCGTTCGACGAGCCGCTCTCCGCGCCGTTCACGTGGCAACCATCAGAGCGCGATGTCGCCCCCGAGCCAGCGGTAGCCCGCCGACATCCCTTCCCGGATCTCTTCAGCGACCTCGATCCTGTCGTGGAAACCACCACGCAGCACTCGCCAGGTGCGCCAACGCGACTTGCGCTCAGCCCCGCCCCCGCGACGGTCGTCATCGCCGGCACCGGTGCTGGGCCGCGGGCGGAACAGGTTGCTCGCGAACTGGGGGCACCACTAATTGCTGAGGTTGCCAGTGGGGCCCACTTCGGCCCCAACCTTGTCGTCGCCTACCGTGAGCTTCTCAACACCGCCAACTTTGGTGATCGAGTGGCGCGCGTAATCGTCTTCGGGCATCCCACGTTGAGTCGCGAGATTCCGGCGCTGATTCAACGAGCTGGGGTTCAGACCATTGTCGTGCGGCATCCATCTGTCGACGACTACAACCCCGGCCGCTGCGTTCGACTGTTCGTTGACGAAGTTTCTGTATCGGGAGATGCGACTGATCGAGCCTGGCTCGGCCGCTGGGTCAGCTCTAGCCGTCAGCTTCTTGAAACCGAAAGCATTGCGCCCGACATCGATGCGGATGCCGGCACGCACGCCAAGTCAGAGCTGGCGATTGTGCGTACCCCGGTTGACCGTCGCATGCTCGCCGAAGCTGTGTGGCGAGCAACGTGGCCGCACGACCGACTTGTGCTTGGTGCATCACGGTTGATCCGCGAAGTAGACCGCGTGGTTCCGGGCAAGAAGATTCCCGTACACGCTAACCGCGGCCTCGCGGGAATCGACGGGACGATCTCCACCGCACTCGGTATCGCCCTTGCCAGTCAAGCCGAGGCCGGAAATGAGGGCGTCACGCGGGTGCTGCTGGGCGATCTCGCGATTTTCCACGATGTTGGTGCACTCATGTTTGGGATGGGGGAGCCGCGCCCGCGCATCCAAGTCATTGTTGGCAACGACGGTGGTGGCACTATTTTTGACGTCCTCGAGGTTGCGAGCCAAGCTGGCGACAGCTTTGACCGCGTGTTGTTGACGCAACAGAACGCATCCATCGAAGCGCTCGCAGTGGCATACGGTTGGCGCTATCTATCCGCGGCGACGCGCGGTGAACTCGATCAGGCTCTCTCGGCGCACCCAGAGCCGACCATCATTGAGGTTCCGCTCGGCCGCTAGTTGTGCCAGCGGAGTAGCCTTGAGCCCATGAGCACCCTCACCCCTGTCTCCGTCGATTTTGAGCTCGCCAGCATTGATCCGTCATCAACTCCCGAGTTTGACGCTGACAAGAAGGATGCCGAAAAGGCGCTCGAAAAAAACGGAGAACGGCTTGCCGAGCTGCAAGAGCGACTCTTCGCCGAGAGCAAGTATGGTGGCGAGCGTCGCGTTCTCCTGGTGCTGCAGGCGATGGATACGGCGGGCAAGGGCGGCATCCTGCGTCACGTGATTGGCGGTGTTGATCCGCAGGGTGTGCAGATTCACGCTTTTAAGGCGCCAACCGAGGAAGAGAAGTCGCATGACTTCTTGTGGCGCATCCGCAAAGAGCTCCCCACCGCGGGCAACATCGGGGTCTTCGATCGTTCTCACTACGAAGACGTGCTGATTCACCGGGTGCGTGGATTCTCCACGCTTGAGACGATCGAAGAGCGTTACGGCATCATCCAAGAGTTCGAGAAAGAGCTCGTAGCGCAGGGAACCACGATCATCAAGGTCATGCTGCATATCAGCGCTGACGAGCAAAAGGAGCGGTTAGCGGAACGGCTCGACCGCGACGACAAGCATTGGAAGTACAACCCTGGCGATGTGGATGAGCGACTGCTGTGGGGCGAATACCAGAAGGCCTATGAGATCGCCCTTCGTCGCACCACCACCGAAAATGCGCCATGGTATGTGATTCCTTCAAACCACAAGTGGTATGCGCGCTGGGCTGTGCAGCAGCTTCTGCTTGAGGCTCTCGAGGGGCTTGACCCGCAGTGGCCGGAAGCCGATTACGACGTTGAGGCCGAGAAGGTGAGGCTCGCCAACAGCTAGCCGAACGCTTCGATGATCGGCCGGAACTTCAGTTCGGTCTCGGCGAGCTCGCGCTTCGCGTCCGAGCCCGCAACAATGCCAGCACCGGCATACGCGGTAATGCGCGTGCCGTCGACTTGCGCACAGCGAAGTGCGACCGCCCATTCGCCATTACCATTCGCATCGACCCACCCGACCGGTCCGGCGTAGCGACCGCGATCAAAGCCCTCGAGTTTGTCGATGATCCGGATTGCTGAGGGGGTGGGAGCGCCAGCCACTGCCGCCGTGGGATGCAGTATTTCGATGAGGTCGAGCGCGCTCGAACGCTCAGTCAACTGGCCCTCAATGTCGGTGGCGAGATGCCAGAGGTTCGGCAGTTGAAGGGCAAACGGGGTGGATGCCGCAACCAGTTCACTGCTCAGCGGCTGCAGGGCATCCATGACGCTGGCAAGCGCAAGCGCATGTTCTTGCTGATCTTTGGGTGATGCTGCCAGGGTTGCTGCGGCTCGCCCATCGGAGATTCGGTCTTCGCCGCGCGCGGCACTGCCCGCGAGGACGCGGGCGCTAACGTGTCCGTTGTGCACCCGCACCAGCGTTTCGGGGCTCGAACCAATGAGTCCGTCTATCGCAAAGGTGAATGTGTCTGGGTAGCGGTGGGTGAGCGCTTCGATCGGTACCCGAAGGTCGGCGCCTGCGGGGAGGGTGGCGACTTGGTCGCGGGCGATCACAATTTTTGCGGCGTTGCGGTGGGAGATTTCGCGCAACGCAGCTCTGACGGTGCTTGTGAAACCTTTAGCGCTCATTTCTCCGGGCGTGAAGGAAATGTGCACGGGCGAGCCGTGCGGTGTGCGGGGGATGCTGGCTAAAACATCCGTGGTGTCGGGGAGCCCGCCAACTTCGCCGACGGTGATGGAGGTTACCCACTGGATTCCGTTTCGGCTGCCGGTGATGATGCGGGGCACAATGAGCACGCTTACAGCGGCGGAGGAGTCGGCGAACGCGAAGCTGCCGAGCGCGACAAGTCCAGTTCCCGCCCGCTTGACACTGTCGTGAACGATTGCGGTGCGCGAAATCTCACTCCACGCTGTCGCCGCCTCGGAAAACCGATTGGGGCCGCGGAATTCGAGGCGGAGCAACTCACCGATTCCGACGATTCCCTCGCCGTCGCGTACGAAGGCGAGGGGGTTGCTGGGGGAGATCCAGTCGAGGATGTCGCCGACAGATGCGCTCGGACGCGTAACAATCGTGAGTGGTTCGCGAGCGCTAGCCATCGCACACGCCTGATTTGGTGCCGGGGATGGGCTGCTCTGGAGCCCCATAGTGCCTCACAAGTATCAGAGTACCTGTCAGTTGGGGCGGAGAAAGTGAGCATCTGGCGCGAGCGCCCTAGACTAAAGGGGTGGGTAAGGCTGACATGAATAAGCGACCGGACGACGTGGCCGGGATGTTCGACGGTGTCGCAAAACATTACGACCGCACGAATACCGTTTTATCGGCTGGAAATGCACTTCTGTGGCGAGCGGCCACGGTGCGGGCGGTTGCTCCAGCGGCGGGCGAACGCATCCTCGATATCGCTTCTGGCACGGGAACGAGTTCTGCTGCACTCCACCGCAATGGCGCCAGAGTCGTTGGACTCGACTTTTCCCCCGGCATGGTTGAGCAGGCCCTCAAGCGTCATAAGAAGATCGAATTCATTCAGGGCGACGCAGAGAAACTCCCATTCGGCGACGATGAGTTCGATGCTGTAACGATCAGCTTTGGTCTGCGCAATGTCAATGATCCTCGTGCCGCTCTCTCTGAGATGTACCGGGTGGTGAAGCCTGGTGGTCGACTGGTGATCACAGAATTTTCGAAGCCGCCCGTCGCGATCCTGCGCGCTGGCTACTTCACCTACTTAAACCGTGTGATGCCGATCATCGCTGACCGCACGAGTTCCAATCCTGAGGCCTACACCTACCTCGCGGAGTCGATTCGTGAGTGGCCAGATCAGGGTGAACTCAGTCAGTGGATTCGGGCTGCCGGATTCACTAGGGTTGCCTACCGTAATCTCACTGCGGGCATTGTTGCCATGCACCGCGGCCACAAGCCCGCTGATGAAACCGTGCTCGCGTCGGTTGCTAAGCGCAAAGACCTTGCCACTCGGCCCATTAAGACCATCAAGACTTCCAAAGA harbors:
- a CDS encoding DUF4229 domain-containing protein; protein product: MKPWIIYSLVRLGIFAAVFALLMVAQVDWWLSALIAAIVGFTVSYIFFGKLRDSVALDIVARRSGPSHDPDRNAEDAEADLTADRRDLEGDR
- a CDS encoding PLDc N-terminal domain-containing protein, with the translated sequence MPRLLVVLAFAVVAVDVFAIVDVILTDRRRVRALPKVLWLLVILLLPVIGVVLWFMLGKARSGSAGRTRTLAPDDDPDFLRNMRLKEEQDERIRRLEQELADLDDDDKTN
- a CDS encoding isochorismate synthase: MASAREPLTIVTRPSASVGDILDWISPSNPLAFVRDGEGIVGIGELLRLEFRGPNRFSEAATAWSEISRTAIVHDSVKRAGTGLVALGSFAFADSSAAVSVLIVPRIITGSRNGIQWVTSITVGEVGGLPDTTDVLASIPRTPHGSPVHISFTPGEMSAKGFTSTVRAALREISHRNAAKIVIARDQVATLPAGADLRVPIEALTHRYPDTFTFAIDGLIGSSPETLVRVHNGHVSARVLAGSAARGEDRISDGRAAATLAASPKDQQEHALALASVMDALQPLSSELVAASTPFALQLPNLWHLATDIEGQLTERSSALDLIEILHPTAAVAGAPTPSAIRIIDKLEGFDRGRYAGPVGWVDANGNGEWAVALRCAQVDGTRITAYAGAGIVAGSDAKRELAETELKFRPIIEAFG
- the menD gene encoding 2-succinyl-5-enolpyruvyl-6-hydroxy-3-cyclohexene-1-carboxylic-acid synthase, yielding MTIRPTSSPATNFSVALLEEFVRLGVRDIVVSPGSRSQALALAAAEFEKQGLLRLRVRIDERVGAFLALGLAVETGSPVLVVTTSGTAVANLHPAVLEAHHSAVPLIIISADRPDSLRGIGSNQTTQQPGIFGTAVHQTWDVAAPTGAAGEMDAAAQLAREAIAAVNGPVHLNLSFDEPLSAPFTWQPSERDVAPEPAVARRHPFPDLFSDLDPVVETTTQHSPGAPTRLALSPAPATVVIAGTGAGPRAEQVARELGAPLIAEVASGAHFGPNLVVAYRELLNTANFGDRVARVIVFGHPTLSREIPALIQRAGVQTIVVRHPSVDDYNPGRCVRLFVDEVSVSGDATDRAWLGRWVSSSRQLLETESIAPDIDADAGTHAKSELAIVRTPVDRRMLAEAVWRATWPHDRLVLGASRLIREVDRVVPGKKIPVHANRGLAGIDGTISTALGIALASQAEAGNEGVTRVLLGDLAIFHDVGALMFGMGEPRPRIQVIVGNDGGGTIFDVLEVASQAGDSFDRVLLTQQNASIEALAVAYGWRYLSAATRGELDQALSAHPEPTIIEVPLGR
- a CDS encoding PPK2 family polyphosphate kinase — protein: MSTLTPVSVDFELASIDPSSTPEFDADKKDAEKALEKNGERLAELQERLFAESKYGGERRVLLVLQAMDTAGKGGILRHVIGGVDPQGVQIHAFKAPTEEEKSHDFLWRIRKELPTAGNIGVFDRSHYEDVLIHRVRGFSTLETIEERYGIIQEFEKELVAQGTTIIKVMLHISADEQKERLAERLDRDDKHWKYNPGDVDERLLWGEYQKAYEIALRRTTTENAPWYVIPSNHKWYARWAVQQLLLEALEGLDPQWPEADYDVEAEKVRLANS
- the ubiE gene encoding bifunctional demethylmenaquinone methyltransferase/2-methoxy-6-polyprenyl-1,4-benzoquinol methylase UbiE, whose translation is MNKRPDDVAGMFDGVAKHYDRTNTVLSAGNALLWRAATVRAVAPAAGERILDIASGTGTSSAALHRNGARVVGLDFSPGMVEQALKRHKKIEFIQGDAEKLPFGDDEFDAVTISFGLRNVNDPRAALSEMYRVVKPGGRLVITEFSKPPVAILRAGYFTYLNRVMPIIADRTSSNPEAYTYLAESIREWPDQGELSQWIRAAGFTRVAYRNLTAGIVAMHRGHKPADETVLASVAKRKDLATRPIKTIKTSKDAKPKP